A region of the Bremerella alba genome:
CATGCCTCGCAGCGGCCCCGGCGAGCCGTGCGATCGCCAGGCACTGCCGTAGCGATTGAGCGTCTCGGGGCCGTTATCGCTGGTGAATAGCACGAGCGTGTTGTCGGCCAGGTTCAACGTATCAAGGGTCTGCATCAAGCTGCCCACGGCGCGGTCCATGTTCGTGACGTTGGCGTAGTACAACGCTTCCCCCTTCTTGTCGGCGTCGGGGTAAGTCTCGACCAGGTCGTCAGGCGAAGCGATTGGCTCGTGCGGTTCGTGAAACGTTACGAGCGCAAAGAAGGGCTTTCCGTCGTCTTTGATCTCCTTGAGCCAATGAGCCGCTTCACCAGCCACCACCTGGCATGAAAAATCTTGAGTAGGACCGACCTTCTTACCGTTTCGGACGAAGTTGTTGGGGTTCTTATGCGTGGGAGACGCGTTGTTCTGCGTGGCAAACCAATAGTCGAAACCGAGATCATTCGGCTGCGGCTGCTTGGGCGAATTGAACATGCCGTTGCAGTGCCATTTGCCAAACAGCCCGGTCTGGTAGCCAGCTTCTTTGAGCAGTTTGGCAACGGTCGTTTCGTTCGCTTTGACATGCATCGGAGAGCCGCCGGGAATCCAATCGTAGATGCCAACTTGCGTAGGCGTTTGCCCGGTCACCAGGCCGGCTCGCGATGGCGAACAAACAGGCGAGGCACTATAGCACGAGGTGAAACGCACCCCTTCGGAAGCGAGCTTATTGAGGTGAGGTGTTTTGATCGTCGGATGACCGTAACACTCGAGGTCGCCGTAGCCGAGGTCGTCGCACTGAATGACCAGGAAGTTCGGTCGCTGCTGGGCCGACGCGGTTTGTGAAACGGCAGCCATTAGAATCAGCGTGAACAATAGAAGAACGCGTTGCATGGGGTGCATCTCGAAGGGGTAGATGATTGTAGAGGGGGAGTCGCTGGGTGCGTGTCCCAGAATAACGCAGTAAACCGCGAAAAGCTACTTTTCCTCGGTGGCTTGCTTCTTTTGACGTTTCAAGACGTCGCGATGCGCAATCCCGGCCGTCTGCCACATGTAGGTGCTGATACGCGAAGATCCTGCAGACAGCAGCTTCGGATCGGCTGCCATTTTCAGGTACTTGGCAGCCAGGTCGTCTTTCCCTTCGGCCACGTAGTACAGCCCTACGTACAGCAGCGTGTAGAAGCGATAGCCGGCGGCAGCTTCTCCGGTGAGGTTGGTCTGCTCCATTTGCTCGAGCAATTTCTCGGGCGTGACCTTACCACGATAAAGCTCTAACACCTCTTGTAAGCCTGGCCGTGGGTCGCGTTCGATTGGGATGAGCGTTTCGCGGGCCTTGGCGAGCCCCTCGGACTTGGCCAGGCAAAGGTATCGAAAGACCGAGTTCTCTACATCCTGATCGTGATAATTTTGGTAGTCGAGAAATTGCTGGGCCCCATCGGCATAGTCGCCGGCGTA
Encoded here:
- a CDS encoding sulfatase-like hydrolase/transferase; protein product: MQRVLLLFTLILMAAVSQTASAQQRPNFLVIQCDDLGYGDLECYGHPTIKTPHLNKLASEGVRFTSCYSASPVCSPSRAGLVTGQTPTQVGIYDWIPGGSPMHVKANETTVAKLLKEAGYQTGLFGKWHCNGMFNSPKQPQPNDLGFDYWFATQNNASPTHKNPNNFVRNGKKVGPTQDFSCQVVAGEAAHWLKEIKDDGKPFFALVTFHEPHEPIASPDDLVETYPDADKKGEALYYANVTNMDRAVGSLMQTLDTLNLADNTLVLFTSDNGPETLNRYGSAWRSHGSPGPLRGMKLHIYDGGIRVPGIARFPGKLEPGTESDVPVCSLDLLPTFCELAGAEIPADAKLDGTSLVGMLQGEPVERAKPLFWHYYRAYHDAKVAVRDGDWKLVALWDQGQVKPGAAYQKGDYALIQGAKFKAFELYNLTEDIGETKNVAAEHPEIASKLQKGLLDKYDEATKNAPDWFAEAR
- a CDS encoding tetratricopeptide repeat protein codes for the protein MIALKLVLFFPVWGIAQEQTLAQLDAQLRQAMDKEDHKQAVTVLDEMIKRKPSVPNLYYIRATENYKAENFRASVNDFDQLIKLQPSRSDSLWERGISCYYAGDYADGAQQFLDYQNYHDQDVENSVFRYLCLAKSEGLAKARETLIPIERDPRPGLQEVLELYRGKVTPEKLLEQMEQTNLTGEAAAGYRFYTLLYVGLYYVAEGKDDLAAKYLKMAADPKLLSAGSSRISTYMWQTAGIAHRDVLKRQKKQATEEK